From Micromonospora auratinigra:
GGTCTGGTCACCAACATCGCCCTGATCGCCGGCGTCGGCGGCGGCGGTGTCTCGCCGCGCAGCGTCATCCTCACCGGCACCGCCGGCCTGGTCGCCGGCGCCATCTCGATGGGGCTGGGCGAGTACACCAGCGTCCGGTCGGCCAACGAGCAGGTGGCCGCCGAGGTGGCCAAGGAGCGGCGGGAGCTGGAGCGCCACCCCGAGGCGGAGGCCCGGGAACTGGCCGAGGCGTGGGTGGCCCGGGGTCTGCCCCGGGACCTGGCCCTCCAGGTCGCCAACGAGATCCGGCGCAACCCGGAAGAGGCGCTGCGGATGCACGTCCGGGAGGAGTTGGGCGTCGACCCGGACGAGCAGCCCAGCCCCTGGGCCGCGGCGATCTCCTCGCTGCTCTGCTTCTCGGTGGGCGCGTTGGTGCCGCTGCTGACCTACCTGATCGGCTTCACCAGCCTCTGGTTGGCGCTCGGCGTCGGCGGGGTGGGCCTCTTCGTGGCCGGCGCGATCGTCGCCCGCTTCACCAACCGGCCGTGGTGGTCCGGCGGCCTGCGCCAGTTCCTGCTCGGCGCCCTGGCAGCCGGCGCCACCTACCTCATCGGCACCCTAATCGGCGTCCAGGGCGGCCTCGGCTGACCCCTGCTCCTCCCGCACTGATTCACGGAAAGAGTGGTTATCCGAGGCTGGATAACCACTCTTTCCGTGAAAGAGGCGCCCGCACAGCGGGAGCGGGCGGGGCGCGCGGTCAGCCGGCGAGGAGGTCGTCGACGGTGCCGTCGACGGGGCGGCCCCGGGCGGCGAGTTCCTCGGCCTGCCGGGTCAGCACCGTGCCGACCTCGGTCATGTCGGCGCCGGCCAGCCCGGTACGCCGTACCGCGTCGCCCGGGTCCCGGAAGTAGGTGCGGCTGAACAGCCCCTGCACGGTGGCCGCGGCCAGCCGCGCCTCGCCGAGCATCAGCAGCGCCTGGTCGGTCTCGTACCACTCGGCCAGCCGCAGCGCCCGGGCGTGTGCCGCGCTGCCCCGGTACCAGGCGTGGCGGGCGGCGGTGGTGAACTCGCCCGGCCGGGCCCGGGCCAGCCGGGCCAGGTGCTCGTCGCGCAGGGTCCGCAACCAGCCGGTCGGGTCGTGCAGCGCCCGGGTGGTGACGTAGCGGTCGGCGGCCAGCGGCCAACGCGGGGTGATCGTGCGGGCCTGCCCCAGGTAGTCGTCGGCCGCCGCGACGGTGAGATCGACCAGCACGCCGTCCACCCGCCGGGTGGCCGGGGTCGGCCCGCCGCCCGGCCGGTAGGTGACCAGCAGCAACCCGACCTCGCTGTCCCCGCCGCCGTCGTCGTCGCCGTGCGCCAACGGCCCGTGCACCGCGACGGCGAGCAGGTCGGCGGGGAACCGGCGCAGCGCGGCGTCGCTCACCCGCTCGGCGACCCGCCAGCGGGGATCGTCCAGGCGGCGGTCGATCTCCGGGTCGCCGGTGTCCACGGTCCACCTCCGGGGTACGGGGTCGGGCCGCCCGTGGGCGACCCGGGCATGCGTCCGGTCCACCCTAGCCAGCCGCCGGACGCCCTCCCGGCGACCACGCCGGCCCGGCTCGCGGGCGGTGCGACCGGCGGGTCGGTCGGTCCGGTCACGCGGCCGTGCCGGCCCGGCGACCGGGTCGGATCGCGGACGGGCGGGCGGCGGGTCGGTCGGGCCGGCCGCGCGGCCATGGCGGTCGGTCAGGCCGGGTCGGGGGCGTCGACCGGGACCAGGCGGAACACCCGGATCTCCCGGCCACCGGCCCGTTCCACGTACGTCCGGTAGGCGGGCCACTCGTCGACCAGCCGGGCGAAGAGCCGCTCCCGCTCCTCGCCGGTGATCAGCTCGGCGTGGACCGGGATCCGGCGTCCCTTGACGTCGATCTCGGCGGCCGGCTGTGCGAGCAGGTTCAACGACCAGGCCGGCTGGTGCTGCTGCCCCCAGTTCGACCCGATCACCACGTACCCGTCGCCGTCCGGCACGTACAGCAGCGGGTTGCTGCGGGGCTTGCCGGAGCGGCGGCCGGTGGTGGTGATGACCAGGGAGGGGATCAGCCCGAAGGCGACCACCCGGCCCTTGGTCAGCCGGCCGACCAGCCGGTCGGCGGGGACGAGCAGGCGCATGGTGGCGGCGAACCACTTCTGGTGACCGAGACGGCGGGTGAGGGATCCCAGGGTGGACACCAGCCCAGTGTGCCGGCTGCGGCCCGGGAACGACACCCCCGGACGGCTCAGTCCAGTCGGCGTTCCACCGGCAGCCGGGAGCGGGTGAACAGGGCCGCCCCGGCCATCGCCACCACCGGCACCACCACCAGCACCCCGACGGTCAGCCCCGGCACCACCAGCGGGTACGGCTCCTGCACCGGCCACGACTCGGCGTAGCGCCGGTTCAGCGAGAGCAGGATGATGGCCGCCGAGCCGAGCCCGGCCGCCAGCCCGAGCGCCGAACCGAGCAC
This genomic window contains:
- a CDS encoding VIT1/CCC1 transporter family protein, giving the protein MTETPAALREAHHADVSGGWLRPAVFGAMDGLVTNIALIAGVGGGGVSPRSVILTGTAGLVAGAISMGLGEYTSVRSANEQVAAEVAKERRELERHPEAEARELAEAWVARGLPRDLALQVANEIRRNPEEALRMHVREELGVDPDEQPSPWAAAISSLLCFSVGALVPLLTYLIGFTSLWLALGVGGVGLFVAGAIVARFTNRPWWSGGLRQFLLGALAAGATYLIGTLIGVQGGLG
- a CDS encoding nitroreductase family deazaflavin-dependent oxidoreductase, which translates into the protein MSTLGSLTRRLGHQKWFAATMRLLVPADRLVGRLTKGRVVAFGLIPSLVITTTGRRSGKPRSNPLLYVPDGDGYVVIGSNWGQQHQPAWSLNLLAQPAAEIDVKGRRIPVHAELITGEERERLFARLVDEWPAYRTYVERAGGREIRVFRLVPVDAPDPA
- a CDS encoding nucleotidyltransferase domain-containing protein; amino-acid sequence: MDTGDPEIDRRLDDPRWRVAERVSDAALRRFPADLLAVAVHGPLAHGDDDGGGDSEVGLLLVTYRPGGGPTPATRRVDGVLVDLTVAAADDYLGQARTITPRWPLAADRYVTTRALHDPTGWLRTLRDEHLARLARARPGEFTTAARHAWYRGSAAHARALRLAEWYETDQALLMLGEARLAAATVQGLFSRTYFRDPGDAVRRTGLAGADMTEVGTVLTRQAEELAARGRPVDGTVDDLLAG